A part of Neoarius graeffei isolate fNeoGra1 chromosome 22, fNeoGra1.pri, whole genome shotgun sequence genomic DNA contains:
- the tpbga gene encoding trophoblast glycoprotein a, with protein MRVFVLRIMFALLCVSASRSASCPAGCECSEAAQTVKCVSKDLRDIPKHIPAYTRNLFITGNHIRRVGPECFKGLDNVTTLSLSNNRISEVASHTFSSLCNLRSLDLSSNQLVSIHPGAFTMHNHTLRELNFSRALYNHSSVINLATALRWSSLDGLHGLDLSSNGLIFLPPRIFFNMSSLRRLHLANNSIVSLTNETLLGLELLEELDLSHNALKTFSKEGLMELERIPKAKLHLGHNPYTCTCGIEPFITLLNTSQDRVVDVEHLVCVFPVELRNTSLLLVRKLVLGCCHEEERNNLALQTSYVFLCVVLGFVGLMFLFVLYLNRKGIKKRIYEMRDTCREMWEGYHYRYEIDSDPRLSQLSTSADV; from the exons ATGCGCGTCTTTGTGTTGCGCATCATGTTCGCGCTGCTGTGTGTCAGCGCTTCACGCTCTGCATCATGTCCTGCTGGCTGCGAATGTTCAGAAGCTGCGCAGACTGTGAAATGTGTTTCTAAAGATCTTCGGGACATACCAAAGCACATTCCTGCTTACACAAGAAATTTGTTCATCACAGGTAACCACATTAGGCGAGTTGGTCCAGAGTGTTTCAAGGGGCTGGACAATGTGACAACGTTATCGCTCAGCaacaacag AATATCTGAGGTGGCGTCTCACACCTTCTCCAGCCTGTGTAACCTCAGATCATTGGATCTGAGCAGCAACCAGCTGGTTTCAATTCACCCAGGGGCCTTTACAATGCACAACCACACGCTGAGAGAGCTGAATTTCAGCCGAGCGCTTTATAACCACTCGTCAGTCATTAACCTGGCCACAGCTCTGCGCTGGAGCAGCCTGGACGGTCTGCATGGGCTGGACCTGTCAAGCAATGGCCTGATCTTCCTACCTCCTCGCATCTTTTTCAATATGAGTAGTCTGCGCCGGCTTCACTTGGCCAACAACTCCATAGTATCTCTTACCAATGAGACATTGCTGGGTTTGGAGCTCCTAGAAGAGCTCGATCTGAGCCATAATGCCCTGAAAACCTTCAGTAAGGAAGGCTTGATGGAACTGGAGCGCATTCCAAAAGCAAAGTTACACCTTGGGCACAACCCATACACATGTACCTGTGGAATTGAGCCGTTCATCACCTTGCTAAACACCTCGCAGGACCGTGTCGTTGATGTGGAGCATCTGGTCTGTGTGTTCCCTGTTGAACTGCGTAACACTTCTTTACTGCTTGTGAGGAAGTTGGTGTTGGGATGCTGTCACGAAGAGGAGAGGAACAACCTAGCCCTGCAAACCTCCTATGTTTTCCTCTGCGTAGTGCTGGGTTTTGTGGGTCTAATGTTCCTCTTTGTTCTGTACCTGAACCGGAAAGGTATCAAGAAGCGCATCTATGAAATGCGTGACACATGCAGAGAGATGTGGGAGGGGTATCATTACCGATATGAGATTGACTCTGATCCCAGGTTGTCACAATTGTCCACAAGTGCGGATGTATAA